The DNA sequence ATCGCAACCTGACTGATAAATGGCAGCAGGTTGTTAGGAATACCGTTAGGATCTTCCCCCATCGAGCCTGAAGCATGGGCACCGACCGGGTTGAAGTAACGCAGCAGGACAATGCCCCAACGAGGCTCGGCTTTTGCTACATCACGCAGAATTTCTTCTACCATCAGTTTGGAACGGCCATAAGGATTAGTTGCCGACAGCGGAAAACTTTCATTGATAGGCACTGCATGCGGGTCGCCATACACAGTGGCAGATGAGCTGAATACCAGATCGAACACGTTATGCTGCTGCATCACTTCACACAGCGTTAAGGTCGCTGCAATATTGTTCTGATAGTACTTGAGAGGAAGGCGGGTCGATTCCCCGACGGCTTTTAACCCGGCAAAGTGAATGACCGATTCTATTTGGTGCTGGCTGAAGATGTTGTTCAGTGCTTCAGCATCACGGACATCTGCTTCATAAAACACCGGTTGTTTACCGGTTAATGCCGCAATACGGTTCAGAACTTCAGGATGTGAATTGCAGAAATTATCGGCGATGATCACGTCATAGCCGGCATTCAGCAATTCAACCGCAGTATGGCTGCCGATGTAACCGGCACCTCCGGTGACTAAAATGCTCATATTCTTCCCTGTAAATCAGTTTACCGATCTGCTGTGATTTTTATGGTCGGTTTCGTGCGGCTGTTATTGTATACAGGTCACTATACATAAACCATTAGTTTTGTTTCAGCAACAGCTGCACTGGTTAAAGCTTAGACACGGCAGCATGCGGATTGAATATGGTGAATGACTGGATAGACTAGATATGCTGCTGTATCGCTTCACAGAGTTTCATCGATCTCATCAACAGAAGAAAAAAACTCAAGACCAACTCGTTGAATATGTTTAAGTAATTCCGGATTGTCTATTGTATGCATCAGAACAAGATCGACTTTCCACGGCAGATAAAGTTCTTCAATCACATCGCTTAATTTAAGCAAATCGAACAACGTCAGCGCATTTGCTTCTATGCAAAGATCGATATCAGAGCCATTCCTGTAGTTCCCTTTTGCACGTGATCCAAACAGTATTACTTTACTGATCCGGGGTTCTGAGCGAAAAATATGCTTTAGTTGCTCGACAACCTGTATCGGTAGCCCGTATTTTTCGTCAGTTTTCATATTGCGGCGCTTTTTAACTGCTGCATCGATAGCAAAAATGACATGAATTCTGCGTGATAGCGATTAAGGATAAGATCTGTTATCTCATCGGCTATTCCCTGATTGTAGGTATGTGAAGTCTGGTTGCGACTTTTTATCATCGACATCCAAACATCTCCGTTTGTTACCAAATTTTTGCTGAAAGCTTCGCGAACTGCATCACGTGATCCGGTAATAGCTGGATTCCCTTGATAGGCAAAATAGTCTTTCATGACATTCCATGCCAATTCATGAGTAAATTCAAAAGATTGAATCAGCCCCTGTTTTTCAAGGTTAGATAGCGGGCGCTGTCCTGCCAGCTCAACAGCTTCTGTCAAATTAGATAATGCTCTACTGTAGTTTTCGAGCCGTTGCAGCCAACGAATATCCGGATCCATAACACTCTCATCACAAATGTAGTGTCTATCAGTGTAATGGATTGTGACTACTGAGCCAACACTGAGGGGGAACCAGGCTCAACATCTACAAAGTTGTATTTATGATGAAAAAAACGGGGTTAAGCACAAAAACAAAGGGCGCTTATAAGCGCCCTTAAAGTGATATCCATCAACCCAGCGAGTCGACGTCTTCGATTTTGGTATGACGTACATCTTTGCCTTTGACGCAGTAGATGATGTAGTCACTGATGTGCTGGCAGCGATCGCCGATACGTTCGATAGAACGGGCGGCCCAGAGCACGTCCAGTACCTGCGGGATGGTGCGCGGGTCTTCCATCATATAGGTCATCAGTTCACGAATGATAGACTCATACTGACGGTCGATCTTGTCGTCTTCATGGTACAGACGTACTGCTGCTTCAACGTCCATGCGGGCGAAGGCATCCAGTGCATCGTGCAGCATTTTGATCGCCAGACGGCCCATGCTGTCGAGTGATACCAGCGGTGGCTGGGTACGGCCGGCATTATTCAGCACCATACGGGCCAGTTTATCGGCCACATCGCCCATCCGTTCCAGATCGGTCACGGTTTTGGAGATCATCAGGATCAGACGCAAGTCGCTTGCGGCCGGCTGACGTTTGGCAATAATGCGGGTGCACTCTTCGTCAATGGCGATCTCCATCGCATTGACTTTGAGATCCGTTTCAACGATGTTGCGAGCCAGCTCGACATCCTGCGAATGGATTGCTTCCAGCGCATTACTCAGTTGCTGTTCGACCATGCCGCCCATGGCTAACACGCTGCTGCGGATGGTTTCCAGTTCGGTATTAAACTGACCGGAAATATGTTTGTTGACTTCCACGTTAACCTCCCGGGCTTATTAACCGTAACGACCAGTGATGTAGTCTTCGGTTTTCTTCATCTTCGGCTTGGTGAAGATAGTGTTGGTGTCACAGTATTCGATCAGTTCGCCCATATACATAAAGGCAGTCTGATCAGAAACACGCGCTGCCTGTTGCATATTATGCGTTACGATCACAACGGTGTATTTGCTTTTCAGCTCATTAATCAATTCTTCGATGGTTAACGTTGAAATTGGATCCAGTGCTGAGGTTGGTTCGTCCAGCAGCAGAACTTCCGGTTCAATCGCGATAGCGCGGGCAATCACCAGACGTTGTTGCTGACCACCGGACAGACCGAATGCATTTTCATTCAGACGATCTTTTACTTCTTCCCACAAAGCGGCACCACGCAGACTGCGTTCTACGGCTTCATCTAACTGACGGCGGTCGTTGATACCCTGCAGACGCAGGCCATAAACCACGTTTTCATAGATAGATTTCGGGAACGGGTTCGGACGCTGGAACACCATACCCACACGACGACGCAAGGCAGCAACATCGACACTGCGGTCGTAAATGTTTTTGCCGTGCAGCAGGATCTCGCCTTCAATGCGGCAGATCTCGACCAGATCGTTCATGCGGTTGATGCAGCGCAGCAGGGTGGATTTACCACAACCTGACGGACCGATGAAGGCCGTGACCTGCCCTTTCGGGATCTTCATGCTGACATCAAACAGAGCCTGTTTATTGCCGTAATACAGATCCAGTCCTTTAACTTCCAGCGCTGTTTTGTCTTCCGCCAAGTTGACCAGGTCAAGGGCTTCGCTGTTACTGATAGTCGGGGTTACATTGATCATATTTTCCTCTACTCCGGAAAAGCCTATGTTCCAGGGCGGTAAATTAGTTATCCAGCGCGCGATATTTTTCACGCAGATGGTTACGAATACTGATTGCGGTCAGGTTCAGACCGACAATAACGGTGACCAGCAGGAACGAGGTGGCATACACCAGCGGACGCGCCGCTTCTACGTTCGGGCTCTGGAAACCGACGTCAAAAATATGGAAACCCAGGTGCATGAACTTGCGTTCTACGTGCACATAAGGGAAGTTACCATCGAGCGGTAGTGTTGGCGCCAGTTTGACCGCCCCTACCAGCATCAGAGGCGCTACTTCACCTGCTGCACGGGCAATCGCCAGGATCAGACCGGTCATTATCGCCGGACTTGCCATCGGCAACACGATGCGCCACAAAGTTTCAGCTTTGGTTGCGCCCAGCGCCAGAGAGCCATGACGGATTGCGCTCGGAATACGGGATAACCCTTCCTCAGTCGATACAATCACGACTGGCAGCGTCAGGATCGCCAGTGTCAGCGCAGACCAGATCACACCCGGAGTACCAAATACCGGATTAGGTGACGCTTCCGGATAGAAGATACGGTCCAGTGAGCCACCGAGCATGTATACGAAGAAACCTAAACCAAACACCCCGTAAACAATGGATGGCACACCCGCCAGGTTGATTACGGCAATGCGGATCAGTTTGGTCATCGCATTTTTACCGGCATATTCGTGCAGGTAAACCGCAGCAACAACACCCAGTGGTGTCACGATCACTGTCATCAGCAGCACCATGAAGACGGTACCGAAAATTGCCGGGAATACCCCACCTTCAGTATTCGCTTCTCGGGGTTCGTCACTGACGAACTTACCAATCTGATGGAACCAGTGTCCTATTTTTTGCAACAGGTTCATCTGATTCGGCCAGTTCACATCAATCACTTGTGTCAGCGGAATACTTACTTCCATGCCACGCATATCTTTGATAACCAGAGTGTCATGGCTGGCCTGTTCACGCAGATCAAACAGACGTTTTTCCAATACCTGGTATTCTTTAGCTAATTCGGCGCGCTGATCCGCAAAGTCTTTCTGAGTGGCATCATTCCATTCGTTATTCAGCTGCAACTTGCGTTCTTTCATACGCAATTTTTCCAGCTGATAGTTGATGGCACCGATCTCGCCTTTTTGCAGATCATCTGCATCTTCATTCAGCGCACGAACACGGCTCAGATGTTCAGGTAATACTTTGTGAACATCTTCAGTCAGTGGCTTACCATCAACGACAAGGCGCTGAATGTAGCCATAGAAGTTACCGTTAGTCGATCGTTCCAGAATAGCCAGCTCTGCAGGTTCTGAACGTTGCTTGATATCCGTTTCCAGTGTCCAGCGGAAATCGAGCGGAACGAATTCACGGTTACCGGTCTTTATCAGATAACGGGTCAGTACTTCATCAACATTATCCGGCAACGTCACACCGGTAGCGCGGATACGGGCACTCGGCACCAGTTCTTCATCATATAATTCACCGATGATGACTTCCTGTTTACCGTTTTCTGAAATCTGCCATTCATAGATGGTGTGCGGCCAGAAATAAACCAGACCACGCCAGCCAATCAGCATCAGCAGACCAATAACGGCTACCAGACTGAGACTCACCGCGCCGCCTGTCATCCAGATCCAGGGAGAGCCTGATTTAAACCACTTTTTCATGCTGCTTTCGTCCTTTGATCCGATTACATGGAGCTGTATTTATCACGCAGACGTTGACGGATGTATTCGGCAATGCTGTTGAAAATAAAGGTGAACACAAACAGTACAAATGCGGCAAGGAACAGTACGCGATAGTGTGAACTACCGACTTCCGATTCCGGCATTTCTACCGCGATATTCGCCGCCAGCGTACGCAACCCTTCGAAAATACTCATGTTCATGATCGGGGTGTTACCTGTTGCCATCAGTACAATCATGGTTTCGCCCACGGCACGGCCCAGCCCCATCATCACGGCGGAGAAAATACCCGGGCTGGCAGTCAAAATGACCACGCGGCTTAAGGTCTGCCATGGGGTTGCACCCAGCGCCAGAGAACCTTGTGTCAGATGTTTTGGCACAGAGAACACGGCATCTTCTGCGATAGAGAAGATAGTCGGGATCACCGCAAAGCCCATCGCGATGCCAACGACTAATGAGTTACGCTGGTCAAACCGGATACCAATATCATTGGTAATGAAACCACGCACATTACCACCAAAGAAATGGGTTTCGAGGATTGGACTCAGCTCGATACAACCCCAGCCGATCAATACAATCACCGGCACCAGAATCAGCGCGTGCCAGCCTTCCGGCAGAGACTCTCTGATTTTGCGTGGTAATGCATTCCAGCCCATACCCGCCAGCAGTACACCCAGCGGTAACGAGACCAGCATCAGTACAATACCCGGCAGATTTTCCTCAATTGCCGGTGCCAGCCACAGGCCCGCTAGGAACCCAAGAATTACTGTCGGCAATGCCGCCATGATTTCAACGGTTGGCTTCACAAACGTACGCATACCGGCAGACATGAAATAGCCTGCATAGATTGCACCAGCCAGTGCAATCGGTACTGCAAACAGCATGGCGTAGAACGCGGCTTTCAGGGTACCAAATGCCAGCGGCACCAGACTCAGCTTCGGTTCAAAATCATCGGATGCAGAGGTGGATTGCCACACATATTGTGGTTCCGGATAACCTTCGTACCAAACCTCACTCCACAACGCGCTCCAACCCACTTCAGGATGCTCGTTGTGTACATGGAACAGCTGGAATTTATCCGCCTGTTGTACTAACAGCGCCGAGTTACGCGGAGATAGCGTAATGGCATCCAGCTTTCCTTCACCTAAGTTTTCAGCGTACAGACGCGCGTTACTGGTGGTGTAGAACAGTTCCACATGATTGTCACCGGATAAGGTAGCAAAGCCTTTACGACTGTGCTCCGGAGCCAGTTTACGAATCGATTGCTCGGCCTGGAAATCACGGATCTGCATAAAACTGCGGGAACCGTCTTTCAGCACTTCAAACCACTGAGAGATCGTACCGTTATCATTAGCAACCAGCAGAGATGAGGCACCACTCAGCAGAGAGATGTTGGTTACATTGGCATGCTGGGCATTGACCTGCAGAGAGGCTCGCAGGGTGATGTTATCCGGCGTCACGATGTTGTAGATAGACAGCAGATTGCCAACGCGGACCAGTAACACATCCAGATTAGGCGTCAGGATCAACTGCTCAATCTTGCCAGTGATCTCCGGTAAACGGTAATGCTGACTCTGCCATTCCACTTCACCGGAAAGGAAGTTCTCCTCACCAGCCTGTACCAGCAGCTGAACACCTGTTTCAGTGGCAAACGCAAATACACGTTTGTCTGATTTGGCTTCATATGCCAGATGAGTGATGGCATGACCTTCCTGATCCAGAACTACCGGTGCTTCACCCAGCGGATATTTAATTTCAGCCTGGGTAATGCGTGCTTTGCCTTCCGGATAAATAGAAGTAAATTCAGGCTGTAACACCTTTGCCTGACCGTTTGCCAGACCATAGATAATCAGCGGCTTACCCATTGCGGTATTAGCCACTGCAGTCACATTGTCTGACACCGTCTGGTGCAGTAATACGCCACCGACCGGATGGCCGGATTCCTTATCCAGAGAAAAGAAATCGACATCACCCTGATGACTGAAGCGATAAGCTAACTGATTCTGCTCATCGGTGCCCAAAATTGCGGTTGTGCCTTTTACCGGAACCTGTAATGAAACAGCGGATTCCAGTGATGCACCGGCAAAAATCGGTTTAACCACATAAAGCAGATAGAAAAAAATCAGCAGCAACGCAACCAGCACCAGAATACCTCCGGTGGTTACGCCGACACTGGCAAGACGATCCTTGGCACGCCGCTTTCGGCTGCCGGCCATCGTCAGATTGATCGATTCTGTTGACATGAAGACCTCAACTCCATTTTAGAGTACGGTTATTCTAAGGATTCCATATGACAGTTTTGTTACAACGCTGCCATTTACGTGTTTATTCAGCATTTAGTGTAGTCGCATCCTGTTTCTTGAGAGCTGTATTACGGGGATTGACACCAGTTTGTCATATAGTTGACATATAATATGACTGCAATGCTTTGTTATCTAAGCAGGTGCAGCAGTAATAAAGAGCAGTGAGGATCGGCATGAGTAATGACAAATTATGGCTTGAAAAAGAACTGAGCTGGCTTTCTTTCAACAGCCGCGTATTACAAGAAGCAATGGATAAATCTGTCCCCCTGATAGAACGGGTTCGTTTTCTCGGCATTTTTTCCAATAATCAGGATGAATTTTTCAAAGTACGCGTCGCCGATGTGAAACGACGGGTACTGATTCATAAAGAACATGGCGGTGATCCCAAAGCTGAAGATCTGTTACATATCATTCAGGATCGCGTCATGGAGCTTGGCAATATTTTTGATAACACCTATCACGAACTGATGATGGCGTTAGCCCGGCATAACATTTTTCTGATCAACGAAGAACAGACCAGCCCGGACCAACAGACATGGTTGCGCACTTATTTTAAAGAGAAGGTATTGCGCCATATCAGCCCTATTTTGCTGACCAGCGACAGTGACCCCGTCAGCTTTCTGAAAGATCAGTACACCTATCTTGCGGTAAAAATGAAAAAAACGGGTCACCACGGACAATATGCACTGATAGAAGTGCCGACAGAGCATCTCCCCCGCTTTGTTCCTGTACCCAGCGACGGTAACCGCGGGAAGAAAGTATTAATCATCCTGGATAATGTGATTCGTTTGTGTCTGGATGACATCTTTAGTGGCTTCTTTGAATACGATACGATCGCGGCCTATTCAGTAAAAATGACACGTGATGCGGAATTCGACGTATCGTCGCAGATGGATTTAACCCTGCTGGAAAAAACCAGTGAAGGGCTGAAACAGCGCCTGAAAGCCCTGCCGGTACGTTTCACCTATGATCGGGAAATGCCGCAGGCTATGGTCCAGTTTCTGACCAGCAAACTGGAAATGAGCCACTACGACT is a window from the Tolumonas auensis DSM 9187 genome containing:
- a CDS encoding nucleotidyltransferase substrate binding protein → MDPDIRWLQRLENYSRALSNLTEAVELAGQRPLSNLEKQGLIQSFEFTHELAWNVMKDYFAYQGNPAITGSRDAVREAFSKNLVTNGDVWMSMIKSRNQTSHTYNQGIADEITDLILNRYHAEFMSFLLSMQQLKSAAI
- the pstA gene encoding phosphate ABC transporter permease PstA; the protein is MKKWFKSGSPWIWMTGGAVSLSLVAVIGLLMLIGWRGLVYFWPHTIYEWQISENGKQEVIIGELYDEELVPSARIRATGVTLPDNVDEVLTRYLIKTGNREFVPLDFRWTLETDIKQRSEPAELAILERSTNGNFYGYIQRLVVDGKPLTEDVHKVLPEHLSRVRALNEDADDLQKGEIGAINYQLEKLRMKERKLQLNNEWNDATQKDFADQRAELAKEYQVLEKRLFDLREQASHDTLVIKDMRGMEVSIPLTQVIDVNWPNQMNLLQKIGHWFHQIGKFVSDEPREANTEGGVFPAIFGTVFMVLLMTVIVTPLGVVAAVYLHEYAGKNAMTKLIRIAVINLAGVPSIVYGVFGLGFFVYMLGGSLDRIFYPEASPNPVFGTPGVIWSALTLAILTLPVVIVSTEEGLSRIPSAIRHGSLALGATKAETLWRIVLPMASPAIMTGLILAIARAAGEVAPLMLVGAVKLAPTLPLDGNFPYVHVERKFMHLGFHIFDVGFQSPNVEAARPLVYATSFLLVTVIVGLNLTAISIRNHLREKYRALDN
- the phoU gene encoding phosphate signaling complex protein PhoU; its protein translation is MEVNKHISGQFNTELETIRSSVLAMGGMVEQQLSNALEAIHSQDVELARNIVETDLKVNAMEIAIDEECTRIIAKRQPAASDLRLILMISKTVTDLERMGDVADKLARMVLNNAGRTQPPLVSLDSMGRLAIKMLHDALDAFARMDVEAAVRLYHEDDKIDRQYESIIRELMTYMMEDPRTIPQVLDVLWAARSIERIGDRCQHISDYIIYCVKGKDVRHTKIEDVDSLG
- the pstB gene encoding phosphate ABC transporter ATP-binding protein PstB, which produces MINVTPTISNSEALDLVNLAEDKTALEVKGLDLYYGNKQALFDVSMKIPKGQVTAFIGPSGCGKSTLLRCINRMNDLVEICRIEGEILLHGKNIYDRSVDVAALRRRVGMVFQRPNPFPKSIYENVVYGLRLQGINDRRQLDEAVERSLRGAALWEEVKDRLNENAFGLSGGQQQRLVIARAIAIEPEVLLLDEPTSALDPISTLTIEELINELKSKYTVVIVTHNMQQAARVSDQTAFMYMGELIEYCDTNTIFTKPKMKKTEDYITGRYG
- the galE gene encoding UDP-glucose 4-epimerase GalE codes for the protein MSILVTGGAGYIGSHTAVELLNAGYDVIIADNFCNSHPEVLNRIAALTGKQPVFYEADVRDAEALNNIFSQHQIESVIHFAGLKAVGESTRLPLKYYQNNIAATLTLCEVMQQHNVFDLVFSSSATVYGDPHAVPINESFPLSATNPYGRSKLMVEEILRDVAKAEPRWGIVLLRYFNPVGAHASGSMGEDPNGIPNNLLPFISQVAIGRLPQLSVFGNDYTTPDGTGVRDYIHVVDLAIGHIKAIERIKRERGILTYNLGTGQGYSVLEMINAFELASGKKIAYQIVARRPGDIAECWADPAYAANDLGWKAARTLQDMMQDTWRWQSNNPNGYKA
- a CDS encoding nucleotidyltransferase family protein, producing the protein MKTDEKYGLPIQVVEQLKHIFRSEPRISKVILFGSRAKGNYRNGSDIDLCIEANALTLFDLLKLSDVIEELYLPWKVDLVLMHTIDNPELLKHIQRVGLEFFSSVDEIDETL
- a CDS encoding ABC transporter permease subunit, with the translated sequence MSTESINLTMAGSRKRRAKDRLASVGVTTGGILVLVALLLIFFYLLYVVKPIFAGASLESAVSLQVPVKGTTAILGTDEQNQLAYRFSHQGDVDFFSLDKESGHPVGGVLLHQTVSDNVTAVANTAMGKPLIIYGLANGQAKVLQPEFTSIYPEGKARITQAEIKYPLGEAPVVLDQEGHAITHLAYEAKSDKRVFAFATETGVQLLVQAGEENFLSGEVEWQSQHYRLPEITGKIEQLILTPNLDVLLVRVGNLLSIYNIVTPDNITLRASLQVNAQHANVTNISLLSGASSLLVANDNGTISQWFEVLKDGSRSFMQIRDFQAEQSIRKLAPEHSRKGFATLSGDNHVELFYTTSNARLYAENLGEGKLDAITLSPRNSALLVQQADKFQLFHVHNEHPEVGWSALWSEVWYEGYPEPQYVWQSTSASDDFEPKLSLVPLAFGTLKAAFYAMLFAVPIALAGAIYAGYFMSAGMRTFVKPTVEIMAALPTVILGFLAGLWLAPAIEENLPGIVLMLVSLPLGVLLAGMGWNALPRKIRESLPEGWHALILVPVIVLIGWGCIELSPILETHFFGGNVRGFITNDIGIRFDQRNSLVVGIAMGFAVIPTIFSIAEDAVFSVPKHLTQGSLALGATPWQTLSRVVILTASPGIFSAVMMGLGRAVGETMIVLMATGNTPIMNMSIFEGLRTLAANIAVEMPESEVGSSHYRVLFLAAFVLFVFTFIFNSIAEYIRQRLRDKYSSM